In one Rutidosis leptorrhynchoides isolate AG116_Rl617_1_P2 chromosome 8, CSIRO_AGI_Rlap_v1, whole genome shotgun sequence genomic region, the following are encoded:
- the LOC139863332 gene encoding uncharacterized protein encodes MASPISNPLFSSPIYLSPRTLHAPPSFTLSFTTKATSDESTPNEPTSDSPPEPESFEDRLSQVRLRYRSGQGKKADVRKSKKSGKKTGGSSGSGSNLYLPPVPLKEPTSGGVKVEFGFSPYSERMNGRVAGLGLLALVLVELATGESVIKYHTGSIIFIQVYFVAAVTAIYCKVEKEKVSFWPPARS; translated from the coding sequence ATGGCATCCCCAATCTCAAACCCTCTTTTCTCATCACCAATCTATCTTTCCCCACGTACACTTCACGCGCCACCGTCCTTCACTCTCTCCTTCACCACCAAAGCAACATCCGACGAATCCACTCCCAACGAACCCACCTCCGATTCACCACCCGAACCCGAATCCTTCGAAGACCGTTTGTCACAAGTCCGTTTACGCTACCGAAGCGGTCAAGGAAAAAAAGCTGACGTACGTAAAAGCAAAAAGTCCGGAAAGAAAACCGGCGGTAGTTCCGGATCCGGGTCAAACTTGTACCTTCCACCGGTTCCATTGAAAGAACCGACTTCAGGTGGAGTGAAAGTGGAGTTCGGGTTCAGCCCGTATTCGGAAAGGATGAATGGGCGGGTTGCGGGTCTTGGGTTGTTAGCCTTGGTGTTGGTGGAATTAGCGACTGGTGAAAGTGTAATAAAGTATCATACGGGTTCGATTATTTTTATTCAAGTTTATTTTGTGGCTGCTGTTACTGCTATTTATTGTAAAGTTGAAAAGGAAAAGGTTAGCTTCTGGCCGCCGGCTCGTAGTTAG
- the LOC139862575 gene encoding fructose-bisphosphate aldolase-lysine N-methyltransferase, chloroplastic-like: protein MLILCVRIQRPLFTHSRCCLRTRRNCSTSTSFSPHQLPQHVDDVSSHFLPWLRQKSGAEVLSVLSVGNSIHGRSLFACKPIQPGDCILKIPYSAQLAPDNLPPSVRSLLGDDVSNVAKLALVILQHQKLGEASEWAPYISCLPHVTDMHSTIFWSDEELKTIEISSLYHETMKHKAQIDQDFFSVKHVLDQFPEYFEDVTLHEFKHAYNLVESRAWVSTRGVSMIPFADFFNHDSFSETDVLSDDFTQVSEVIADENYAPGDEVFIRYGKFSNARLLLDFGFVLSYNKYNQVQVEVDVHHYDQLREMKLRLLDQHITPALKDVNDLCSQGNVFMVKEVKSSSCKGRGIPQSLRALARVICCTSPQELQDLATEATFNDGRLAQIPLKNKKREVEAHQFLLSRFNQIIGSYNVALESLLLSGKHKRRMQLAQDLLNGELQIVESASSWLKNYCETLKDL, encoded by the exons ATGTTAATTCTTTGTGTTCGAATTCAACGGCCACTCTTCACTCACTCTCGTTGCTGCCTCCGCACCCGTCGGAACTGCTCCACCTCCACCTCATTTTCTCCACATCAG TTACCCCAACACGTAGATGACGTATCTAGCCATTTCTTACCGTGGTTAAGGCAGAAATCTGGAGCCGAAGTTTTGTCCGTGCTTTCAGTTGGAAACTCAATACATGGCAGATCATTGTTTGCTTGTAAACCCATACAACCCGGTGACTGCATTTTGAAGATTCCTTACAGTGCA CAGTTGGCACCTGATAATTTACCACCTTCAGTAAGGTCTTTGTTAGGGGATGACGTCAGCAATGTTGCTAAGCTTGCTCTAGTCATCCTACAACACCAAAAACTTGGTGAG GCATCTGAATGGGCTCCTTACATCAGCTGCTTACCTCATGTTACCGATATGCATAGCACG ATATTTTGGAGCGATGAGGAATTGAAGACGATTGAGATAAGTTCTCTATATCATGAAACTATGAAACATAAAGCTCAAATTGATCAGGACTTTTTCTCTGTAAAACAT GTTCTTGACCAGTTTCCTGAATATTTTGAAGATGTCACATTGCACGAATTTAAGCATGCGTATAATTTGG TTGAATCTCGAGCATGGGTCAGCACAAGGGGTGTTTCAATG ATTCCTTTTGCAGACTTCTTTAACCACGATTCATTTTCGGAAACAGACGTCTTAAGTGACGACTTCACACAAGTATCGGAG GTTATTGCTGATGAGAATTATGCTCCTGGAGATGAGGTTTTTATACGATATGGGAAGTTTTCAAACGCTAGACTTTTATTGGACTTTGGCTTTGTACTTTCGTACAACAAATACAATCAGGTTCAAGTTGAGGTTGACGTACATCATTATGATCAACTGCGTGAAATGAAATTGCGTCTTTTGGATCAACACATAACACCAGCCTTGAAAGATGTTAACGATTTATGCTCTCAAGGAAATGTCTTCATGGTGAA ggaagtcaagtcttccagtTGCAAAGGGCGTGGAATTCCTCAATCACTGCGTGCACTTGCTCGTGTTATATGTTGCACCTCTCCTCAAG AGTTGCAGGATTTAGCTACAGAAGCAACCTTTAATGATGGTCGTCTAGCTCAAATTCCGTTAAAGAACAAAAAAAGAGAAGTGGAAGCACACCAGTTTTTGCTTTCAAGGTTTAATCAAATAATTGGAAGTTATAATGTAGCTCTTGAG TCTCTTCTATTATCCGGAAAACACAAACGAAGGATGCAGCTAGCTCAAGATCTGCTCAATGGGGAacttcaaatcgttgaatctgcTTCGTCATGGCTAAAAAACTACTGTGAAACTTTGAAGGACTTGTGA